TCGTGCACTGTAAGGAGTGCGGCAAGCCGATCGACGAAGATTCGGTTTACTGTCGCTTCTGTGGCAGAAAGCAGTAGTCGCCCTCGGTCGCAGCGTGGCCGGTGGGCCCCACGACGCCGCCGACCGTCCCGACTCGACAGCTCTCGCTGCGAGAAAAAAGGAGCCGAGGAAAGGGGCTGCAGCACGCTCGGCCGGTGGGAGCGCGGCGCAAGCGTCGGCGGCCGCCGCAGCGGGCGCGGGGCAGTCGGTGTAAACTAGCGCTCAGCGAATGCTTGCCCGCTAAACTTGGGCTGCCACAGGGGCGCCTGTCGTTCGTGCCCGTCGAGGGGAATTGTCGATGCCGATTGATATTGCCGTCGTGCCGGTCGCCGGCCGGGGCACGCGGTTGTTGCCGCTCACCAAGAGCCAGCCGAAGGAGATGCTGCCCGTCGGCCGCAAGCCGGTCGTGCAGTACGTGGCCGAGGAATTGGCCGATGCCGGCGTGCACAAACTGGTCTTCATCACCGGTCCCGGCAAGACGGCGATCGAGAACCATTTCGACGTCGACGACGAGCTGACCAACCACCTGCGGCTGACCGGCAAGGAAGACCTGCTGGCCGAGGTGACCGAGCGCACCGACCAGGAGCACTTCTACACGCGGCAGCGCCGGCAATTGGGTCTGGGGCATGCCGTGTTGTGCGCCCGGTCGATCGTCGGCACGCAGCCGTTCGTCGTGGCCCTGGGCGATTCGCTGATCGGCCTGCACGGCCGGTCGAACATCGTGGCGCGCATGATCCGCGAATTCACCGAGCGCAAGGCCGATGCGGTGATCGCCTTCGAGGAGGTCGAGCCCGACGAGGTGGTCCACTACGGCATTGCCCAGCCCCGGGGCGCGGTGGCGCCGGTGTTCGAGCTGGCGGACATCGTCGAAAAGCCGGCCGTGGCCGATGCCCCCAGCCGGATGGCCGTGGCGGGCCGTTACGTGCTCAGCCCGGCGATTTTCGAGCTGCTGGCCGATACCAAGCCGGGCAAGGGGGGTGAGATTCAATTGACCGACGCGCTGCGGGCCCTGGTCCGTGGCGGGGGCAAGATCGTCGGCGTGCGACTGGCGCCCGGCGAGCACCGCCACGACGTGGGCAACTACGAGCGGTACTTTCGCGCCTTTATCGAATCGGCCCTGACGGATCCCCAATATGGCCCCGCCATGCGCGAATTCGTCGCCGAGCTGCTGGCCAAGTTGGGCGGCAAGTGAACCATGCTCCTGATCCGCAAGCAGGCATTTGCCCGGGCCGGGCTCGTCGGCAACCCGTCCGACGGCTATCACGGCAAGACGATCTCGATCATCGTGCGCAATCTGCGGGCGCAGGTGGTGCTCTACGAGTGGGACGAGATTGAAGTCGTCCCCAGCCAAGAGGACCAGAGCCGGTTTCGCTCGGTCGCCGAGCTGGTCGAAGACGTGCGGCTGCACGGCTATTACGGCGGTGTGCGGCTCGTCAAAGCGACCATCAAGAAGTTCTGCGACTATTGCCAGTCCCAGGGCATGGCCCTGCACGAACGGACTTTTTCGATCCGCTACGAGAGCAACATCCCGCGCCAATGCGGCTTCGGCGGCTCCAGCGCGATCATCGTGGCCACGCTGCGAGCACTGATGGAGTTCTACGCGGTGACGATTCCGCTCGAGGTGCAGCCGTCGCTGGCCCTGGCGGTCGAGACCGACGAGCTGGGCATCGCCGCGGGGCTGCAGGACCGCGTGATCCAGGTCTACGAGGGCATGGTCTACATGGACTTTTCCCGCGAAGCGATGCGCGACCTGCACGGCTTTGCCTGCGGGCGTTACGAGCCGCTCGACCCGGCGCTGCTGCCGGCGGTCTACGTGGCTTATAAGTCCGAGGCCAGCGGCCCGACCGAGGCGGTGCACACGCCGCTGCGCGTGCGCTATCGTCAAGGCGAGCCGGCCGTATTGGCGGCGATTGAGCGTTGGGCCCAGTTGGCGGCCGCGGCGCGCGCGGCGCTTGTGCAGCGCGACGTCGGCCGGCTCAACTTGCTGATCAACGAAAACTTCGACCTGCGCCGCCAGACGATCAACGTGGCGCCCGCGCAGGCCGAGATGGTCGACGTGGCCCGCGCCGCAGGCGCCACGGCCAAGTTTGCCGGCTCGGGCGGCGCGATCGTCGGCACCTATGCGGATGATGCGACCTACGACCGGCTGGTGACGGCACTCGGCCGGATCGGCTGCCGGGTGCTCAAACCCGTCGTGGCTGCGTAGCCGTCCGTTGAACCATTCAACGGACGGCCTCCGAACCGTTCGCGAGAAGAACTGCCATGGTGCGTGTCGCCGCGAGTACGCTGCTCGGTTTCGTCGGCGCGATCGCCGTAACCGCCGCGACGGCCACGGCCGAAGACCTCTGCCTGCCGCGCGACGATTGGGACCGCGCTTTCCAGCGCAGCGCGGGCTGGACCGGGGGCGACGCCGACTATGCGATCGACCTGGGCGAGCGAACCCTGTGGCTGTTCGCCGACAGTTGGGTCGGCAACGTGGCCGACGGCCGGCACTCGCCCGGGGCACGGCTGGTGAACAATGCGCTCGCCCTGCACGCCAATCCGGCCGCGGGCGCCGCGCCTGCGCCGGCACAGA
This window of the Pirellulales bacterium genome carries:
- a CDS encoding NTP transferase domain-containing protein, with protein sequence MPIDIAVVPVAGRGTRLLPLTKSQPKEMLPVGRKPVVQYVAEELADAGVHKLVFITGPGKTAIENHFDVDDELTNHLRLTGKEDLLAEVTERTDQEHFYTRQRRQLGLGHAVLCARSIVGTQPFVVALGDSLIGLHGRSNIVARMIREFTERKADAVIAFEEVEPDEVVHYGIAQPRGAVAPVFELADIVEKPAVADAPSRMAVAGRYVLSPAIFELLADTKPGKGGEIQLTDALRALVRGGGKIVGVRLAPGEHRHDVGNYERYFRAFIESALTDPQYGPAMREFVAELLAKLGGK